In one Diabrotica virgifera virgifera chromosome 5, PGI_DIABVI_V3a genomic region, the following are encoded:
- the LOC126885052 gene encoding uncharacterized protein LOC126885052 translates to MGKNSAEFPRTPKQLNTAYINLKRVTRQKIAEENIQKYNEQKVLDQLKRDQTADKKDILATGGGTFRPRLTDVGAQMLSLIGNPIQPLPNSCDSASGFFTSVAQDSQVEVDYLQLEDT, encoded by the exons aTGGGAAAAAATAGCGCTGAATTTCCCAGAACTCCCAAGCAGCTGAACACTGCATATATAAACTTAAAAAGGGTCACTCGCCAAAAAATAGCAGAGGAAAAT ATTCAAAAATATAATGAGCAGAAGGTTTTGGACCAGTTGAAGAGAGACCAAACTGCGGACAAA AAAGACATACTTGCAACAGGTGGTGGCACATTTAGGCCTCGTCTCACAGATGTAGGGGCACAAATGTTGAGTTTGATTGGCAATCCAATCCAACCTTTACCCAACAGTTGTGACAGTGCATCTGGTTTCTTCACATCTG ttgCACAAGATAGTCAAGTGGAAGTAGATTACCTACAATTGGAAGACACATAG